The segment ACCATTGAATACACTACAGAGGTCACTACCCCCTTCCTGGGAGAATGGGAGACAGCTGAGGTGAGGTACACCCCAATGCCTGtcccataaaataaacaaacaacggacaggtgagagccacaggtggagaaggctttggaCCTACCACCTGTGGATGAGACTCTCAAAACAGAGGACACGATTCTGGAATAAGAGTACAGGATCCCTGAGACTGGCGCCCCACCAAAGATCGCActgaaaaaatacattaatagGTTATCAGTGAACGTGTCCCCACAGGACAGCCTGAGAAGTTGAGGGGGGTAACAGAAGAAATGAGGAATTTCCACGTGGGTGCAAAAGGTAAGCTGTGACATCATCAGACAATGTGCCTGGGAGTCCAGCAGGCTCATAAAAGCAGATGCCAGGAGCAGCCAGCTGCAGAGGCGGGGGTTCATGATGATggggtagtgcagggggtggcagatggccacaaagcgatCATATGCCATCACGGTTAAAATGGCACTGTCCATACAGCCAAAAAGATTAAACAAGGACAATTGCACCAGGCAGCCGGTATGGGAGATGGTCCTGCTCTGAGTGTGGATGTCCCAAATCATTTTTGGTATCGTGGTGGAGGTGAAGCCAATGTCCGCTGTGGACAggatggagaggaagaagtacatgggcgtgtgcaggTGGGAGCTTGAGCAgacggccaggatgatgagcaggttcccggTGATggtgaccaggtacatggacaggaacaAACCGAAAAGGAGGGGCTGTATTCGGGGATCATCGGAGAGGCCCAGGAGGAGGAATTCTACGGTGCTTGTGACATTGTGTGGGTCCACGGGGCAGAGACACCTTTGGGGAAAATCAATGAGCGTGACTAACAGACATGCACCCACCCTTCTCATCCCTCCCTTTTTTCTATGGCAGATAGTTTTCTTCTTGCACTCTCtcgacttttgggcattatggtttgcaatatagatactgagaggccatcatgtttggtcctttatctactttcagcacacatctgccatcccaaGCGATCATACAACCCtcattgacatagtgatcccttctctattcctgttgccttctcccccggctcataagacaggcttccaaccatggagagattttcctggtccttgtctctactgtccttagatgttagtctcatattaaggTAGCATCAGTTCTGGGCAGGAGTGACAGtagagaggggagggcatttgccttgcactcggctgactcagattccattcccagcatcctatatggtccctcaagcactgccaggattaatttctgagtgtaaagccaagagtgaccctgtgtatctccggatgtgacccccccaaacaaaagaagttCTGACTTCAACAGCAGGACATGAAGCAGATTCATGCAACACTCAAGGTCAGGGGGAAGAGCTTACACCTTGGGTGATAAGGTATGccaaaaaatgtgaaaatcaaAGCAACATGAAGGTAGGAACTTCCTGTCAGTGCCAAatgttatcattttaatttatgacTCAAGGTCATAAATACTCAAGGTGAGTATTCAGTGTCCACCATTGAGTTTTTGAGAACTTTTCGTGCTAATGTAGTTGGAAATATAAGGGTGACAGTTCCAACTGGGAAGAGAAGTTATGTATTCTTTCCCTCTAATTTTGGTTTAGGAACATtcggttattttttttaattcttttattaattcaccatgtggaaagttataaagcgttcaggttaaagtctcagttatacaatgctcaaacacccatcccttctcggTTATCTTTTAATCTACAAATTCTTTCTCTAAATTGGATTCAAGCAGGATGTTTGatcaggatatttttttttctttttgtttcacatTGGggaatgcacagggtcactcatgaccctgcactcaggaattactcctggaagtgctcggaggaccatatgggatgctgggaattgaactgggtcagcagcgtgcaaggcaaatgccctacccactgtgctatcactccagcccagaactgatggtatcttttttttttaattttaattgaatcaccgtgagatagttacatgtttgggttacaatctcacaatgatcagacacccatccctccacctgtgcacataccccaccaccaatatcccgggcataccccccctttctcaccctccccctgcctctatggcagacaatattccccgtactctctatctacttttgggcatttggctggcaacacagacactgagaggtcatcatgtttggtccattatctactttcagcatgcatcacccatcccaactggttcctccagccatcatttttttagtgatcccttttctattccatctgccttctccccttggctcatgaatcagtcttccagctatggggcagtccccctggcccttgtattcactgttcttgagtgtcagcctcacgtgatgttattctatacttcagaaatgagtgcagtccctctatgtatgtcctctctttttgactcatttcacttagcgtgatactctccatgtctatccatttataggcgaatttcatgacttcatctctcctaacagctgagtagtattccattgtgtagatgtaccaaggtttctttaacctaACTGATTCTACCTTAACATGAGCCTAACAACTAAAGACAGTAGAGAGAAGGACCAGGAAAATTGCTTtacggttggaagcctgtcttatgagccggaggagaaggcagctggggtagagaagggatcactatgtcaacgagggttggagggatcacttgggatgggagatgtgtgctgagagttgataaaggatcaaacatgatggcctctcagtatctgcattacaaACTATAATatccacaagtagagagagagagcaagagggaactTATCTGCCattgaggaagggggagggttgggattgggtgagggagggatactggagacattggtggtaggaaatgtgcactggttgagggaaggtgttctatcattgtatgactgaatctcaaacatgaaaattttgtaactgtaactcacagtgattcaattaaaaaaaaaagagagaggggctggaccaatagcatagcgggtagggcacttggcttgcacgtgggtgacacaggttcgattcccagcattccattaggtcctccgagcaccaccagtggtaatttctgagtgcagagccaagagttacccctgtgcatccccgagtgtgacccaaaaagcaaaaaaaaaaaaaacacaaaacaaaccaaactgaTGCTACTGGCTCATCAGTCAGAGTCACACCCCCAGAAGAAGCCCCATCCTCTCCCAGGGCTTTGTGCCCACCCTATTCCCAGACATCAATTCCAGTGAACATTCCCTATTACCAACAACTTCTATCATCTTTGGCTACAGGTTTTTCTACAAAACACCTCCATGGGGGCTAAATGAAACTCAGTCCCGGGAGAGGActtgagaagaaaggagaaaatgtgCCTCATGACTTCAGACATAAAGGCTGGGAAAAAGTAATCAGGAACAAAGCCTTCTGCAATACGCAGAAGACGGTACGGCTAAGTGAGCTTCTGCGAGCTCATGAATGAAAATTGATCATTGTGCTCCACAGTTACTGACATAGCGTTTTTGTGTTAGTTCTCCAAGAGATGGCACCATCTTGCAGGTGCAGGGGATCAGCAATGAATGTCAGTCCCCACTaatccacctccctccaccccagtaCCAACCCCGGAGAATCccgaggagagaaaggggaggtggACTTGGCCCAACACAGCTCCGGTGTTCTGTTCAGGCTCAAAGCTGACTCCACCTAACTTTTCTACCCCCTATTTAAGAGATGGTGTTTGGGTAAATTTTTTTGCCCCCAGCCATACCctgcaatactcagaggttactactgactctctatagtcaggaattactcctagtggtgctagggagagtatgggatgccaaggatcaaacctgggttggctgtgtgcaaggtaaatgccctatatgcctgtactatcgctcctgccccacatTTTGGTGACTTTCTACCGTTTGGGTCATTTGATGATTTTCATGAAAGAGCAGTCATTGTGGAAATGAGGGATGGGAATAAGGAagggagaattcttttttttttttttggctttttgggtcacacccagcgatgcacagggctttctcctggctcatgcacttaggaattactcctggaagtgcttgggggaccacatgggatgctgggaatcgtacccgggtcagccacgtgcaaggcaaacaccctacccgatgtgctattgctctagccccaggagaatttgtttttaaaacagaaataggtAGACACTTGTGATCTTTTGTTCTCTCCATTGATAGTAATATGCCGTTCTTTGCCAGTGTCAGATGGTGAAAAGTAAAATGAGAATGTCACTGACACAGATCGTGGTGATTATGCAAAAGAAATATGCAAAACTCCAAGCACATTCCCCAAAGACTGTCCCAAGAAAACCGTCAGTAAAATCTATGATTGTCGCTGTCCTGCTCACAGACATGATGAGCATCACCTGATTCATGcatgttttggtgtttttgggCAAGAGAGTGAGAGATTCAGTCATCAGGCAAGGCCAGTGGGAGATGGTGGGAGAGCAGGATTCTTCACGAGAGATCTGAGACCCCCCACAGAAAAGCAAACacaagctctgtgtgtgtgcacagaaaCAATGCACATGGCACCCCCATGTCTGTCTCCATGTCCCACCTGTCCGGGTGAGGAGACAAGAGTCAGGACCGTCCTTCCCACccggcacccccctccccactcactgGTCTCTGCTGTGTCCCTGCTGGCTCATACTTGGAGCTGGGCCCCCCGGCTCTCTCCTCCCTCGTGAGTGATGGGAGCTGAGACTCCGTGCTGGGGACGGGGAGGAAGGCGAAGTCAGGCATGAACCCACACAGGTGATGGCGGTGAAAGAGGATGCAGGTAGGAGCCTCACTGAGAAATACCCTCTGGACCGAGGGACTGAGTCCTTATTACTCTTCTTCTGAGGTCTTGGGGGATCAACACACAGGGTGAATAGTGAGAGCCCGTGTTCCTTGTTATCCCAGTCCCTGAGGGCCTGGTGAGGAAAGGGGGAATTGAATGTAATTAGACCGTGTAGACCTCTTCCATCCTAAAGAAAGGTCACCTGTGCACTCTAATTCTGATCCTAAAGATTCTGTCATTAATGTCAACTTGGAGTTATGACTTTTGATCGTTGACGTCTTAAGTAATTATGCAAATCTTGCAAAAGGATGCATCCCTCTGGAAATATCCAAAACAatctcaattttctcaagcatGTTTCTCTTTTGATCCATTTATTATCATATTTGAGGTTTGTCTATTTGAATGACAGTTCAATTAGAATCATTTTTCTTCtgattcatatatattatatgtaaaatacTACGTCCTATTTATCCACTTGTGGTGGATACTTTTTTTAAGCAAACCTATATATCTCCCCATAAAGCTGTCCTTGAGATGTTTGCTGAACTTCTGTGTCTTCAAAATTTGGCGGTAGATACTATTTGAAGACATTTTCTCCTcatctcctccccatccccccttcAAAGGTTCGGCTTCTTGTTAACCATATACAAGACAGGATAAATCTACAAAATATTGTGATTACAGGCCAGGGAACCAGGAgagatttaattaattaattcagagACCACCAGGATGCAATGCTCTCTGGCACCTTCACCACCATGCACAAGGACCAACACTGTCCTTATGTTGGTGTGAGTTCACCTCTTCTGCTCCCAAATTTCTTGGTAATTCAAGTCTGAGGGTTTGGTCGTCACTTAGTTCTAAGAAGGAATGAGGGAGAGTGGGAAGGGACTCAAAGGGCTGggcttatgctttgcatgcaggaatcccgAGTGCAGTCCCAGGGTTCTGGAtcagtagtacagtgggaagggtgtttgccttgcacatggctgacctgagttcaatccccggcatcccatagggtcccctgtacaccaccaagagtaatgctcaggggttactcctggctcatgcactcaggaattactcctggcggtgctcaggggaccatatgggatcccgggaattgaacccgggtcagctacgtgcaaggtaaatgccctacccgctgtgttatcgctccagccctatgatcACATAATTATTCACATTATTCATATAATCCAAGTAGAAACCAGAGATGACATTGTATAATAGAATAATTGTGTGTGGCATAGTAATTATAGATGGCTGTTGACTCGCATGTATTACATATGATGATTACATAATGCATCTCACATAATCATACTTTATATAGGTCATAAAAATTGCtaaggatagcactgtagcactgttatcccgttgctcatcgatttgctcgagcgggcaccaataatatctccattgtgagacttattactgttcttggcatatcgaatatgccatggttagcttgccaggctctgtcttgcgggtggga is part of the Sorex araneus isolate mSorAra2 chromosome 2, mSorAra2.pri, whole genome shotgun sequence genome and harbors:
- the LOC101544277 gene encoding olfactory receptor 18-like, with protein sequence MRRVGACLLVTLIDFPQRCLCPVDPHNVTSTVEFLLLGLSDDPRIQPLLFGLFLSMYLVTITGNLLIILAVCSSSHLHTPMYFFLSILSTADIGFTSTTIPKMIWDIHTQSRTISHTGCLVQLSLFNLFGCMDSAILTVMAYDRFVAICHPLHYPIIMNPRLCSWLLLASAFMSLLDSQAHCLMMSQLTFCTHVEIPHFFCYPPQLLRLSCGDTFTDNLLMYFFSAIFGGAPVSGILYSYSRIVSSVLRVSSTGGRSKAFSTCGSHLSVVCLFYGTGIGVYLTSAVSHSPRKGVVTSVVYSMVVPMLNPFIYSLRNKDIKRAFQKLLNRTTQS